AGGTGATCGGCACCCTCCAGGACGTCCCTGGGCACTGCCCCGCCGCCTGCCTGCACTGGGGCCTGCTCCGCGACCGCGCCTATCTCGACCCCCTGCTCCTCCTCGGCCACGGCCAGGTCCGCCTGCTCCCGCTGTGGCCTACACCCGAGAACGGGCCGAGAAAGAGCTACCCGCCGGGAGGGCGGTCAGGGCGGAGGCGCCAGCCCCGGGAGACGCGTTCGACGTAGCCCGCGGCGGCCAGACCACCGAGGCAGGCGAGCACGGTCTCCAGATCGACGCCCGCGGCGACGGCTATCGTCGCGGGGCCCACGCCGATCCGGGTGGGCATGACCTCGACGACCTTCCGGCTCTCCGGGTCGAGCCGGTCGCGGGGAAGCACCGGGCCGCGCGGCTCCGGGGCCAGGTCGGTGCCCATCGATCCGGCGAGCTCGATCACCTCCTCGGGGCCGGTGACGCAGATGGCCCTGCCCTGGCGGATCAGCCGATGGCACCCCGCCGAGAACTCCGAGGTCACCGGGCCCGGCATCGCGGCCAGATGACGGTTGAGCGCGATCGCGTGCCCGGCGGTGTTGAGCGCTCCGCTGCGCACGGCCGCCTCGACGACCACCGTGCCCCTGGACAGGGCCGCGATGAGGCGGTTTCTGACGAGGAACCTCGGCCGGGTCGGGTGCGCGCCCATGGGGCACTCGCTGACCAGCACCCCCCGCGCCCGGATGGCGGCGAACAACTGCTGATGCGCGCTGGGGTAGGCGACATCGGCACCGCAGGCGAGCACGGCGACGGTCGGCCCCTCACCGGCGAGGGCACCCCGGTGGGCGGCCCCGTCGATGCCGTAGGCGCCGCCGGAGACGACACCCCACCCTCTCTCGCTCAGCCCCGCCCCGAGCTCCGCCGCCACGTGCGCGCCATATGGCGTGGCGGCTCGGGAACCGACGATCGCGATGGATCTGAGACAGGAGAACCGCAGGTCGGCGTCACCGTGGAGCCAGAGAGCGTAGGGCCGGGAATCTCCCAGGTCATCCAGTTGGGTCGGCCATTCGGGGTCGCCGGGAACCACCAGCCTGGCCCCTATCCGCTCGCCCTCGGCCAGGTCGCGCTCGGGGTCGGCCGTCTTGAGCCGGGCCGCCCAGGAGGCGACCATCCGGTCGAGCCTGGCCCCGAGCCGCCCATCCCGCGCGGCCCCCGAGCCGTCACCCGCTCCGTCACCCGCTCCGTCATCCGCTCCGGACCGGCCGCTGCCGGACCGGCCGCCGAGCACACTTGATCTCTTGTGCCGCACCGCCCCCGAGCCGTCACGAGGGAGGGGCCGGTCCCCGGATGAGCCGGATGCTCCGTCTCTCGGCTCCTGACCTTTCGGCTCCGGGTCTCTCGGCTCCTGGCTCCCGTCGCGCGGACCCCGGACTCCGTCACGCGGGGAGAGACGTCCGCCGGGTGAGCCGAACCCCTCGCCCAGCGGCTCCGAACCCGTCCCACCCGGACCGGGACCCCCTGCCGGTGGGCCGAAGTCTCCGACCGGTGAGCCCGGGTTTCCCGCCAGGCGGCCCTGGGTGGCGGCGAACCATCGGGTGAGCCCCGCGTCCGCGGCGCCCTGCCGGACCAGGGCGACGGCGGCCTCGGGACCGCGCAGGGCCACGAGGGCGCCCATCACGGCGTCGCCCGGCTCGGCCAGGCGCATCAGGGTGAGCCGTGCCAGCCTGTCGCTCATCGTTCCTCCCCCAGCCAGAGCCCGAGTGCGGAGTTGGTCTCGTGGAGCTCCGGCCGGTCCTTGCCCGCGAGATCGGCCAGAGTCCAGGCCAGCTTGAGGATCCGGTCAAGGCCCCGGGCGCTCAGCCGACCGCTGTCGAGGTGCCCGAGCAGGGGCGACATCGCCGCGGGCGGCGGCCGGTATTCGGTGTGGAGGGCGCGGGCGGGCACCTCCGCGTTGCACCGCCACGGCCTGTTCGCGAACCGTTTGGCGGCCCGCTCACGCGCGAACAGCACCCGCTCGGCCACCACCCCGCTCGACTCGATGAACCGGCGGTCGGCGAGGAGCTCGCGCCTCGTCGAACGGAACAGGCCGACCTTGACGTCCACCCGGTCGAGCAGCGGTCCGGAGAGCCTGGCGAGATAGCGGCGGCGGGCCGCGGGAGCGCACGCGCACGGGTCGTCCGGGGTG
This region of Streptosporangium sp. NBC_01495 genomic DNA includes:
- the dprA gene encoding DNA-processing protein DprA; amino-acid sequence: MSDRLARLTLMRLAEPGDAVMGALVALRGPEAAVALVRQGAADAGLTRWFAATQGRLAGNPGSPVGDFGPPAGGPGPGGTGSEPLGEGFGSPGGRLSPRDGVRGPRDGSQEPRDPEPKGQEPRDGASGSSGDRPLPRDGSGAVRHKRSSVLGGRSGSGRSGADDGAGDGAGDGSGAARDGRLGARLDRMVASWAARLKTADPERDLAEGERIGARLVVPGDPEWPTQLDDLGDSRPYALWLHGDADLRFSCLRSIAIVGSRAATPYGAHVAAELGAGLSERGWGVVSGGAYGIDGAAHRGALAGEGPTVAVLACGADVAYPSAHQQLFAAIRARGVLVSECPMGAHPTRPRFLVRNRLIAALSRGTVVVEAAVRSGALNTAGHAIALNRHLAAMPGPVTSEFSAGCHRLIRQGRAICVTGPEEVIELAGSMGTDLAPEPRGPVLPRDRLDPESRKVVEVMPTRIGVGPATIAVAAGVDLETVLACLGGLAAAGYVERVSRGWRLRPDRPPGG